A stretch of the Ochrobactrum sp. BTU1 genome encodes the following:
- a CDS encoding phage portal protein, producing MAWNWPWRKVAANAPSYSEAGRERKSANGFVALHMERGASWIARNYTSLAREGFMRNPVAHRCVRLIAEAASNVPWLLYEGTTEHEVHPLLDLIATPQCGLDGSSFFERLYGHLLISGNAYVERVDLPSGRSELHLLRPERVTLETSSDGWPQSLVYRSANTSRIVSLAGAASVGLHLKLFHPLDDHYGFPPLEAALMALDLHNAAGAWNKALLDNSARPSGALVYAPKDGGNLTEEQFDRLKTELEEGYTGASAAGRPLLLEGGLDWKAMGYSPQDMDFIEAKNGAARDIALAFGVPPMLLGIPGDNTYANYAEANRAFYRLTVLPLINRTAKALECWLGPLFGDDLRLEHDTDRIEGLSLERESLWRRVSEASFLSDDEKRDAVGYQPRAERRVS from the coding sequence ATGGCGTGGAACTGGCCGTGGCGCAAAGTTGCCGCGAATGCCCCTTCGTATTCTGAAGCGGGACGAGAGAGAAAAAGCGCAAATGGCTTCGTGGCGCTGCATATGGAGCGCGGCGCTTCGTGGATTGCGCGGAATTATACGTCGCTCGCTCGTGAGGGCTTCATGCGCAATCCGGTCGCGCATCGCTGCGTGCGGCTGATCGCGGAAGCGGCCAGCAATGTGCCGTGGCTGCTCTATGAAGGCACGACCGAACATGAGGTGCATCCGCTGCTCGACCTCATCGCGACACCGCAATGCGGGCTTGATGGTAGCAGTTTCTTCGAGCGGCTTTATGGGCATTTGCTGATTTCGGGCAATGCATATGTCGAGCGGGTTGATCTGCCGAGCGGTAGAAGTGAGTTGCATCTTTTGCGGCCTGAAAGGGTGACGCTGGAAACATCAAGTGACGGCTGGCCGCAATCGCTGGTCTATCGCTCGGCCAATACGAGCCGCATTGTTTCACTTGCGGGCGCTGCATCTGTTGGCCTGCATCTGAAGCTTTTTCATCCGCTGGATGACCATTACGGATTTCCGCCGCTTGAAGCAGCTCTGATGGCGCTTGATCTGCACAATGCGGCAGGTGCCTGGAACAAAGCACTGCTTGATAATTCAGCACGCCCCTCCGGTGCGCTGGTCTATGCTCCTAAAGATGGTGGTAACCTGACGGAAGAGCAGTTTGATCGCCTGAAAACCGAACTTGAGGAGGGCTACACCGGAGCATCTGCTGCGGGGCGGCCGCTGCTTCTTGAAGGTGGGCTCGACTGGAAGGCTATGGGTTACAGCCCACAGGATATGGATTTCATCGAAGCGAAAAACGGCGCGGCTCGCGACATCGCTTTGGCTTTTGGCGTGCCGCCGATGCTGCTCGGCATTCCGGGTGACAACACTTATGCCAATTATGCCGAAGCCAACCGCGCATTTTATCGTCTGACTGTGCTGCCGCTGATTAACCGTACCGCCAAGGCTTTGGAGTGCTGGCTCGGTCCATTGTTTGGTGACGATCTCAGACTTGAGCACGATACTGACCGCATCGAAGGTCTGTCGCTGGAGCGGGAATCGCTCTGGCGGCGCGTGTCGGAAGCCTCATTTCTGAGTGATGACGAAAAACGCGATGCGGTTGGCTATCAGCCGCGTGCGGAAAGGAGAGTTTCATGA
- a CDS encoding HK97 family phage prohead protease, whose product MAKPDLKLETKRASLALDDVEIDGSFSGYASVFGLADLGNDVIEKGAFAKSLTSRKSSGVRMLWQHDAAEPIGVWTDVREDARGLYVEGRLAKGVARAREALELMRTGGLDGLSIGFRTVKARKDARTGLRHITEADLWEISVVTFPMLPQARIDNLKANLPTVRELERWLTRDAGLSRSAARLVIAKGYSALAAMQSRDGRDAFQADDKALAQRMRAACKMMQLN is encoded by the coding sequence ATGGCAAAGCCTGACCTGAAACTTGAAACCAAGCGTGCCTCGCTTGCACTCGATGATGTCGAAATCGACGGCAGCTTTTCAGGCTATGCAAGCGTGTTTGGTTTAGCTGATCTCGGCAATGATGTGATCGAAAAAGGCGCCTTTGCGAAGTCGCTCACCTCGCGCAAATCATCCGGCGTGCGAATGCTCTGGCAACACGATGCGGCTGAACCGATCGGTGTCTGGACGGATGTTCGTGAGGATGCACGCGGCCTTTATGTCGAGGGCAGACTGGCCAAAGGCGTGGCACGCGCACGCGAGGCGCTGGAACTCATGCGCACTGGTGGGCTGGATGGGCTGTCCATCGGTTTTCGCACTGTCAAAGCGCGCAAGGATGCGCGGACCGGTTTGCGCCACATCACGGAAGCAGACCTCTGGGAAATCTCGGTGGTTACGTTTCCTATGCTGCCACAGGCACGCATCGATAATCTCAAGGCGAATTTGCCGACAGTCAGAGAATTGGAACGCTGGCTCACGCGGGATGCGGGGCTGAGCCGTTCTGCTGCACGTCTGGTTATAGCCAAAGGCTATTCAGCGCTTGCAGCCATGCAAAGCCGGGACGGGCGGGACGCTTTCCAGGCAGATGATAAGGCGCTTGCGCAGCGTATGCGCGCCGCCTGCAAGATGATGCAACTCAATTAA
- a CDS encoding phage major capsid protein — MVKNHAIPLETKSVETKALGNNGDVSEAFDEFMTAFSAFREANDERLKKVEKSADVDVLLRDKVDRINRALDEQKQALDQYVLKSARPQLGKGNAIVDVEHKQAFDGYVRRGDEQAMRGIEQKAHSYASGPDGGYLVPAELETEIGRRLAVLSPIRGISSVRQVSGAVLKKPFSVSGPATGWVGETDARPQTASAKLAELQFPTMEIYAMPAATSSLLDDAAVNVEQWIAEEVEAAFAEQEGAALITGNGLNKPMGFLSYSTVEDASWEWGKIGHIATGVDGALPASDPSDKLIELIYALKAGYRQNANFVMNRKTQSVLRKLKDADGNYLWQPPAAVGEKASLMGFGLVEAEHMPDIAADGTPIAFGDFERGYLVVDRIGVRVLRDPYSAKPYVLFYTTKRVGGGVQDFDAIKLLKFAA; from the coding sequence ATGGTAAAAAATCATGCAATCCCGCTCGAAACCAAGAGCGTGGAAACGAAGGCGCTTGGGAACAACGGCGATGTGTCGGAAGCTTTTGACGAGTTTATGACCGCTTTCTCGGCGTTCCGTGAAGCCAATGATGAGCGTCTGAAAAAGGTCGAAAAGAGTGCCGATGTTGACGTGCTGCTGCGCGACAAGGTTGATCGTATCAACCGTGCTCTGGACGAACAGAAACAGGCACTTGACCAGTATGTTTTGAAAAGTGCGCGTCCGCAACTTGGCAAGGGCAATGCTATCGTTGATGTCGAGCATAAGCAGGCTTTTGACGGTTATGTACGCCGCGGCGATGAGCAGGCGATGCGTGGTATTGAGCAGAAGGCCCATTCTTATGCATCCGGTCCGGATGGTGGCTATCTGGTGCCAGCGGAACTCGAGACTGAAATCGGTCGTCGTCTGGCCGTGCTCTCGCCGATACGTGGCATCTCCAGTGTGCGCCAGGTTTCCGGTGCCGTACTGAAAAAGCCATTCTCGGTCAGCGGCCCGGCAACGGGTTGGGTTGGCGAAACTGATGCACGTCCGCAGACAGCTTCGGCCAAGCTTGCAGAGTTGCAGTTCCCGACGATGGAAATCTACGCAATGCCAGCGGCCACTTCTTCATTGCTTGATGACGCAGCTGTCAACGTTGAGCAGTGGATCGCCGAAGAAGTCGAAGCAGCCTTTGCCGAACAGGAAGGTGCTGCCTTAATCACCGGCAATGGCCTGAACAAGCCGATGGGCTTCCTGAGCTATAGCACCGTTGAAGATGCGAGTTGGGAGTGGGGTAAGATCGGCCACATAGCCACTGGTGTTGACGGCGCATTGCCTGCTTCCGATCCATCCGACAAGCTTATCGAACTCATCTATGCGCTGAAAGCTGGTTATCGCCAGAACGCCAATTTCGTGATGAACCGCAAGACGCAGAGCGTGTTGCGCAAGCTGAAAGATGCGGACGGCAATTACCTCTGGCAGCCGCCGGCGGCTGTTGGTGAAAAGGCATCGTTGATGGGCTTTGGTCTGGTCGAGGCCGAGCATATGCCAGACATTGCTGCTGACGGAACGCCGATTGCCTTTGGCGATTTTGAACGCGGTTATCTGGTGGTGGATCGTATCGGTGTGCGCGTGTTGCGCGATCCATATTCTGCCAAGCCATATGTGCTTTTCTACACCACCAAACGCGTGGGCGGCGGCGTGCAGGATTTTGATGCGATCAAGCTTCTGAAATTCGCAGCCTGA
- a CDS encoding head-tail connector protein produces MTMFLVTPPALEPVTIADARAFLRISTDSEDDVLRRIIKTARELVEAETGLALVDQTWRLRVDRWPRSGRLAIFKYPVKAVTAVVAYRPDGSAISMEPEEFMLQHGRRPQRVYMAQYPDAQTFCGLEVDFIAGFGETGVEVPDALKQAILTLTAHLYENRAGLDTAKAELPVMVGQMVDSWRRISL; encoded by the coding sequence ATGACAATGTTTCTTGTCACGCCGCCGGCGCTGGAGCCGGTGACGATTGCTGACGCACGCGCATTTTTGCGAATTTCGACCGATAGTGAAGATGATGTTCTGCGCCGTATCATCAAAACCGCACGCGAGCTTGTCGAAGCCGAGACGGGGCTTGCACTGGTTGATCAGACATGGCGCCTGCGCGTTGATCGCTGGCCGCGCTCGGGGCGTCTCGCTATTTTCAAGTATCCGGTAAAAGCTGTAACGGCTGTGGTCGCATATCGTCCTGATGGCAGTGCAATCAGCATGGAGCCTGAAGAGTTCATGCTCCAGCATGGCCGCCGTCCACAACGTGTTTACATGGCGCAATATCCGGATGCACAGACGTTCTGTGGCCTTGAGGTAGACTTCATTGCGGGCTTTGGTGAAACGGGCGTTGAAGTGCCGGATGCGCTCAAACAGGCAATACTCACTTTGACTGCGCATCTCTATGAGAACCGCGCAGGCCTGGATACAGCCAAGGCTGAACTGCCTGTGATGGTCGGCCAGATGGTCGATAGCTGGCGACGAATATCCCTATGA
- a CDS encoding phage head closure protein: MNNVLFIDPGQLTTELALEAMQSVADGMGGYRETWSEIGTVWGRIEPLSTSQRDFGIRPRPEITHRILVRHREDIATDKRFRKGGRVFTLHSVHDPDERGRYLICLAVEEGR, encoded by the coding sequence ATGAACAACGTGCTGTTTATTGATCCGGGTCAGCTCACGACAGAGTTGGCCCTGGAAGCCATGCAGTCTGTTGCTGATGGTATGGGTGGCTATCGCGAAACATGGTCAGAGATCGGGACTGTTTGGGGGCGTATTGAACCCCTATCAACCAGTCAGCGGGATTTCGGTATCCGGCCACGCCCTGAGATCACCCACCGCATTCTGGTGCGTCATCGTGAAGATATCGCGACAGACAAACGCTTCCGCAAAGGTGGGCGTGTTTTCACGCTGCACTCTGTCCACGATCCGGATGAACGCGGACGTTACCTTATCTGCCTGGCGGTGGAGGAGGGGCGGTGA